The Devosia sp. MC521 genome has a segment encoding these proteins:
- a CDS encoding NADH-quinone oxidoreductase subunit A, which translates to MTDLLSDYLPIVIFIALSGLIGAALLIAPFLIAVKRPDPEKVSAFEAGFEAFSDARMKVDVRFYLVAILFIIFDLEVAFLFPWAVAFRDVGWFGFWSMMVFLAVLTIGFIYEWSKGALEWD; encoded by the coding sequence ATGACTGATTTGCTCAGCGATTATTTGCCCATTGTTATCTTCATCGCCTTGTCGGGCCTTATCGGCGCGGCATTGCTGATTGCGCCATTCTTGATCGCCGTTAAACGTCCCGACCCTGAAAAGGTGTCGGCTTTCGAAGCTGGCTTCGAGGCGTTCAGCGACGCGCGCATGAAGGTTGATGTGCGTTTTTATCTGGTCGCGATTCTGTTCATCATTTTTGACCTCGAAGTCGCCTTCCTCTTTCCTTGGGCTGTAGCCTTCCGGGATGTCGGTTGGTTCGGTTTTTGGTCGATGATGGTTTTCCTCGCGGTGCTGACCATCGGGTTTATTTACGAATGGAGTAAGGGAGCTCTCGAATGGGATTGA